In Persicimonas caeni, a single window of DNA contains:
- the atpH gene encoding ATP synthase F1 subunit delta → MAGEPVARRYAQALLDIGVEQNNYEKLRDQLDELAEIYGQSKPFRTALLNPSIGLDERRKIVRAIAQKRGWHQMITNFALLLLDNDRFRLVPTIARTFGERVDEKAGNIRAKVTSAVDLNEAQKSNIRKALGEITGKNVLLETDVDESLLGGAVTRIGSMVYDGSIRSQIERLRESILAEV, encoded by the coding sequence ATGGCAGGCGAACCGGTAGCAAGACGATACGCTCAGGCGCTGTTGGACATCGGCGTCGAGCAAAACAATTACGAGAAGCTTCGCGATCAGCTCGACGAGCTCGCCGAGATCTACGGGCAGAGCAAGCCGTTTCGCACCGCGTTGCTCAACCCGAGCATCGGGCTCGACGAGCGCCGCAAGATCGTGCGTGCCATCGCGCAGAAGCGCGGCTGGCACCAGATGATCACCAACTTCGCTTTGCTCCTGCTCGATAACGACCGCTTCCGGCTCGTGCCCACCATCGCACGCACCTTCGGCGAGCGTGTCGACGAGAAGGCTGGCAACATTCGCGCCAAGGTGACCAGCGCGGTCGACCTAAACGAAGCGCAAAAAAGCAATATCCGAAAAGCCCTCGGCGAGATCACCGGCAAGAACGTGTTGCTGGAGACCGACGTCGACGAGTCGTTGCTCGGCGGTGCGGTCACCCGCATCGGCAGCATGGTGTACGACGGGTCGATCCGAAGCCAGATCGAGCGGCTGCGAGAGAGCATCTTGGCCGAGGTCTGA
- the atpG gene encoding ATP synthase F1 subunit gamma — MPSLKDIKTRINSVKNTQKITKAMKMVAAAKLNRAQSSVQAARPYAHKMHQVISNLVARAEEGSHPLLEQRDPVDKVLVYAIASDRGLCGGFNSYLFRGVENFIRDEELSGEEVAVVTAGRKSRDYFRRSKHEVEKNFMDVVDGPGYDEAKRLAKHATKQFLTGEYDAVYVAYNEFVSAIEYNTLVEPVLPLSKEIFGAGEADGEEAEEGMGASEYIYEPDEEGLLAQTLPGYVEVKFLQALLESYAAEQGARMTAMDNATSNAEDMIDSLTTQYNRARQAYITKEICEIVSGAESLKG, encoded by the coding sequence ATGCCTAGCCTGAAAGACATCAAGACGCGGATTAACTCCGTCAAAAACACCCAGAAGATCACCAAGGCGATGAAGATGGTCGCGGCGGCCAAGCTCAACCGAGCCCAGAGCTCGGTGCAGGCCGCTCGGCCCTACGCCCACAAGATGCACCAGGTGATCTCGAACCTCGTGGCGCGCGCCGAAGAGGGGTCGCACCCGCTCTTGGAGCAGCGTGACCCGGTCGACAAGGTCCTCGTGTACGCGATCGCCAGTGACCGCGGCCTGTGTGGTGGGTTCAACTCGTACCTGTTCCGCGGCGTCGAGAACTTCATCCGCGACGAAGAGCTCAGCGGAGAAGAGGTCGCCGTGGTGACCGCCGGTCGCAAGTCGCGCGACTACTTCCGGCGCAGCAAACATGAGGTCGAGAAGAACTTCATGGATGTGGTCGACGGCCCGGGCTACGACGAGGCCAAGCGCCTCGCCAAGCACGCAACCAAGCAGTTCCTGACCGGCGAGTACGACGCGGTCTACGTGGCCTACAACGAGTTCGTCTCGGCCATCGAATACAACACGCTCGTCGAGCCGGTCCTGCCGCTGTCCAAAGAGATCTTCGGCGCCGGTGAAGCCGACGGCGAAGAGGCCGAAGAGGGCATGGGCGCCTCGGAGTATATCTACGAGCCCGATGAAGAGGGACTCTTGGCGCAGACGCTCCCGGGCTATGTCGAAGTAAAGTTTTTGCAGGCGCTCCTCGAGTCCTACGCCGCCGAGCAGGGCGCGCGTATGACGGCGATGGACAACGCGACCAGCAACGCCGAAGACATGATCGACAGCCTGACCACCCAGTACAACCGGGCGCGTCAGGCCTATATCACCAAAGAGATCTGCGAGATCGTCAGTGGAGCCGAGTCGCTCAAAGGCTAA
- the atpD gene encoding F0F1 ATP synthase subunit beta: MGPVVDVAFPSDAVPPIMSSLKVTNELLGEDQWNLVLEVAQHLGEGVVRTISMDSTDGLTRGAKVMNTGDPITVPVGREVLGRILNVTGDPVDGVRIFELNDGTTVRGTLEGESDTAYTVQVRGTTHDTLDEIEEKQISKTNVKEIKETEATQRWPIHRKAPSFEEQAVATEAFETGIKVIDLLAPYARGGKVGLFGGAGVGKTVLIQELINNIALEHGGFSVFGGVGERTREGNDLYFEMMEAGVLAPNGDWDNSKVALCFGQMNEPPGARARVALSALTIAEYFRDEEGQDVLLFIDNIFRFTQAGSEVSALLGRIPSAVGYQPTLSTEMGDLQERITTTQKGSITSVQAVYVPADDLTDPAPATTFAHLDATTVLSRQLASLGIYPAIDPLDSSSTILAPEVVGEEHYEVARRVQETLQRYKELQDIIAILGMDELSDEDKRTVERARKIQRFLSQPFHVAEQFTGMPGKYVKLEDTIAGFKALLNGEVDDLPEQAFYLQGTLDDVKKKAEELAAQS; the protein is encoded by the coding sequence ATGGGACCGGTCGTCGACGTGGCGTTCCCTTCGGACGCCGTGCCGCCGATCATGTCCTCCCTCAAGGTCACCAACGAGTTGCTCGGCGAGGACCAGTGGAACTTGGTCCTCGAGGTCGCGCAGCACTTGGGCGAAGGCGTCGTTCGTACCATCTCGATGGACTCGACCGACGGTCTGACCCGCGGCGCCAAGGTCATGAACACCGGCGACCCGATCACCGTGCCGGTCGGCCGTGAAGTGCTCGGTCGCATCCTCAACGTCACCGGCGACCCGGTCGACGGCGTGCGCATCTTCGAGCTCAACGACGGCACCACCGTGCGTGGCACCCTCGAGGGCGAGAGCGACACCGCCTACACCGTCCAGGTCCGTGGCACCACCCACGACACGCTCGACGAAATCGAAGAGAAGCAGATCTCGAAGACCAACGTCAAAGAGATCAAAGAGACCGAGGCCACCCAGCGTTGGCCCATCCACCGCAAGGCGCCTTCCTTCGAAGAGCAGGCAGTCGCCACCGAGGCGTTCGAGACGGGCATCAAGGTCATCGACCTGCTCGCTCCCTACGCTCGTGGTGGTAAGGTCGGCCTGTTCGGCGGCGCCGGCGTCGGCAAGACGGTTCTCATCCAGGAGCTCATCAACAACATCGCCCTCGAGCACGGTGGTTTCTCGGTGTTCGGCGGCGTCGGTGAGCGTACCCGTGAGGGTAACGACCTGTACTTCGAGATGATGGAAGCCGGCGTTCTGGCTCCCAACGGCGACTGGGACAACTCCAAAGTTGCCCTGTGCTTCGGTCAGATGAACGAGCCCCCCGGAGCGCGTGCTCGCGTCGCCCTGTCGGCTCTGACCATCGCCGAGTACTTCCGCGACGAAGAGGGCCAGGACGTGCTCCTCTTCATCGACAACATCTTCCGCTTCACCCAGGCCGGCTCGGAGGTCTCCGCGCTTCTCGGTCGTATCCCGTCTGCTGTCGGTTACCAGCCCACGCTGTCGACCGAGATGGGTGACCTTCAGGAGCGGATTACCACGACCCAGAAGGGCTCGATTACCTCGGTCCAGGCGGTCTACGTGCCGGCTGATGACCTTACGGACCCGGCTCCGGCGACCACCTTCGCTCACTTGGACGCGACCACGGTTCTCTCGCGTCAGCTCGCCTCGCTGGGTATCTACCCCGCGATCGACCCGCTCGATTCGTCCTCGACGATTCTGGCTCCCGAGGTCGTCGGCGAAGAGCACTACGAAGTCGCTCGCCGCGTCCAGGAGACGCTGCAGCGCTACAAGGAGCTGCAGGACATCATCGCCATTCTCGGCATGGACGAACTGTCCGACGAGGACAAGCGTACCGTCGAGCGCGCGCGTAAAATCCAGCGCTTCCTGTCGCAGCCGTTCCACGTCGCCGAGCAGTTCACCGGTATGCCCGGTAAGTACGTCAAGCTCGAGGACACCATCGCCGGCTTCAAGGCGCTTCTCAACGGCGAGGTCGACGACCTTCCCGAGCAGGCGTTCTACCTGCAGGGCACCCTCGACGACGTCAAGAAGAAGGCCGAAGAGCTCGCGGCGCAGAGTTAA
- the atpF gene encoding F0F1 ATP synthase subunit B, translating into MKFRAPTPVKLAVLAGCAVLLFAQPAFAAAGGGHGFPWGSWIVSIINLLIFLGIIYKFGGEGITNFFKTRRETLIHDLEEARKLREEAEARLEEYTARLDALEDERKKLLEEYHEQGEREKKRIVEEAKTQVEKMRADAEVTIEQEVKKAIADLERQVVDLAVGMTETMAREKLDGGTQKTLVDNYVSELSTLDSGDSERAA; encoded by the coding sequence ATGAAATTTCGAGCCCCAACTCCCGTTAAATTGGCAGTGCTGGCCGGTTGTGCCGTGCTGCTGTTCGCCCAGCCGGCTTTCGCCGCCGCAGGTGGCGGCCACGGCTTCCCGTGGGGAAGCTGGATCGTCAGCATCATCAACCTGCTGATCTTCCTCGGGATCATCTACAAGTTCGGTGGCGAAGGAATCACCAATTTCTTCAAAACCCGCCGCGAGACCCTCATCCATGATCTGGAGGAGGCTCGCAAGCTTCGCGAAGAGGCCGAGGCCCGTCTCGAAGAGTACACCGCGCGGCTCGACGCGCTCGAAGACGAGCGCAAAAAGCTGCTCGAGGAGTACCACGAGCAGGGCGAGCGCGAGAAAAAGCGCATCGTCGAAGAGGCCAAGACGCAGGTCGAGAAGATGCGCGCCGACGCCGAAGTCACCATCGAACAAGAGGTCAAAAAGGCGATCGCCGACCTGGAGCGTCAGGTCGTCGATCTGGCCGTCGGCATGACCGAGACGATGGCCCGCGAGAAGCTCGACGGCGGCACGCAGAAGACGCTGGTCGACAATTACGTCAGCGAGCTTTCGACCCTGGATTCCGGCGACTCCGAGCGCGCCGCATAA
- the atpA gene encoding F0F1 ATP synthase subunit alpha codes for MDINIEEISSIIKDQIENYDKRVEVEETGTVISVGDGIARIYGLESAQAGELLEFPHGVFGMVLNLEEDNVGAALLGEDTKIVEGDEVKRTGRITDVPVGPELLGRVVNPLGQPIDGKGPLDASERRRAEVKAPGIIERKSVHEPLQTGLKAIDSMVPIGRGQRELIIGDRQTGKTAVAVDTIINQKGLDVKCIYVAVGQKESTVAQVVDRLRQHGALEYTTVVNAGASDPAPLQFLAPYAGVAMGEYFRDNGQHALIIYDDLSKQAVAYRQLSLLLRRPPGREAYPGDVFYIHSRLLERAAKMSDEEGAGSLTALPIIETQAGDVSAYIPTNVISITDGQIFLETDLFNAGVRPAINVGISVSRVGGAAQIKAMKNVAGTLKLDLAQFRELEAFSQFASDLDETTQRQLAKGERLVEILKQGQYQPLRVGKQILIIFSANAGYLMKLDVADLKEYENGLYDFAESKDPEIWSKIEGDGKFGKKIRTENQSDVTAHALEILDEYTENFLAGKQTAAAE; via the coding sequence ATGGACATCAATATCGAAGAGATCAGTTCCATCATTAAGGACCAGATCGAGAACTACGATAAGCGTGTCGAGGTCGAAGAGACCGGCACTGTCATCTCGGTGGGCGACGGTATCGCGCGTATCTACGGGCTGGAGTCGGCGCAGGCCGGCGAATTGCTCGAGTTCCCGCACGGTGTCTTCGGCATGGTTCTGAACCTCGAGGAAGACAACGTCGGTGCGGCGCTTCTGGGTGAAGACACCAAGATCGTCGAGGGCGACGAGGTCAAGCGTACCGGTCGTATCACCGACGTGCCGGTCGGCCCCGAGCTTCTGGGACGCGTGGTCAACCCGCTGGGCCAGCCCATCGACGGCAAGGGCCCGCTCGACGCCAGCGAGCGTCGTCGCGCCGAGGTCAAGGCTCCCGGCATCATCGAGCGTAAGTCGGTCCACGAGCCGCTGCAGACCGGCCTCAAAGCTATCGATTCGATGGTCCCCATCGGCCGTGGCCAGCGCGAACTCATCATTGGTGACCGTCAGACGGGCAAGACTGCGGTCGCCGTCGACACGATCATCAACCAGAAGGGCCTCGACGTGAAGTGCATCTACGTCGCGGTGGGCCAGAAGGAATCGACGGTCGCTCAGGTCGTCGACCGCCTGCGCCAGCACGGCGCCCTCGAGTACACCACGGTCGTCAACGCAGGCGCGTCGGACCCGGCGCCGCTGCAGTTCCTGGCGCCGTACGCCGGTGTCGCCATGGGTGAGTACTTCCGTGACAACGGCCAGCACGCCCTGATCATCTACGATGACCTCTCCAAGCAGGCTGTCGCCTATCGCCAGCTTTCGCTGCTGCTTCGTCGCCCGCCCGGCCGCGAGGCGTATCCCGGAGACGTCTTCTACATTCACAGCCGCCTGCTCGAGCGCGCCGCGAAGATGAGCGACGAGGAAGGCGCCGGTAGCCTGACCGCGCTGCCGATCATCGAGACCCAGGCAGGCGACGTCTCGGCGTATATCCCGACCAACGTCATCTCGATTACCGATGGTCAGATCTTCCTGGAGACCGACCTGTTCAACGCCGGTGTCCGCCCGGCGATCAACGTCGGTATCTCGGTTAGCCGTGTCGGTGGTGCCGCCCAGATCAAGGCGATGAAGAACGTCGCCGGTACCCTGAAGCTCGACCTGGCTCAGTTCCGCGAGCTGGAGGCGTTCTCGCAGTTCGCTTCCGACCTCGACGAGACGACCCAGCGTCAGCTGGCCAAGGGTGAGCGCTTGGTCGAGATCCTCAAGCAGGGTCAGTACCAGCCGCTTCGCGTGGGCAAGCAGATTCTGATCATCTTCTCGGCCAACGCCGGCTACCTGATGAAGCTCGACGTCGCCGATCTCAAAGAGTACGAGAACGGCCTGTACGACTTCGCCGAGAGCAAGGACCCCGAGATCTGGAGCAAGATCGAAGGCGACGGCAAGTTCGGCAAGAAGATCCGCACGGAAAATCAGTCCGACGTGACCGCTCACGCCCTGGAGATTCTCGACGAGTACACCGAGAACTTCTTGGCCGGCAAGCAGACGGCAGCGGCGGAATAA
- the atpC gene encoding ATP synthase F1 subunit epsilon, translating into MAAEQIKLEVVTPEKAVLSEDVDEVVLPGSEGQVGILPGHLPLLTGLGIGEMVIRSEGGERRFFVDKGFAEVLDDKVSVLTQGCEGVSDIDIEHAQEEITVAEEEIARLEAQTEVAEDEEELLERYRESLKRARTRLVVASEGEDRA; encoded by the coding sequence ATGGCTGCAGAGCAAATCAAATTGGAAGTCGTCACGCCCGAAAAGGCGGTGCTCAGCGAGGACGTCGACGAAGTCGTCCTGCCCGGCTCCGAGGGTCAAGTCGGCATCCTGCCGGGCCACCTTCCGCTTCTGACCGGATTGGGCATCGGCGAGATGGTCATCCGTAGCGAGGGCGGCGAGCGTCGCTTCTTTGTCGACAAAGGCTTCGCCGAAGTCCTCGACGACAAGGTCAGCGTGCTCACCCAGGGCTGCGAGGGCGTCAGCGACATCGACATCGAGCACGCCCAGGAAGAAATCACCGTCGCCGAGGAAGAGATCGCTCGCCTCGAGGCGCAGACTGAGGTGGCCGAAGACGAGGAGGAACTCCTCGAGCGCTACCGCGAATCGCTCAAGCGTGCGCGCACCCGTCTGGTGGTCGCCAGCGAGGGCGAAGATCGGGCCTAA
- the odhB gene encoding 2-oxoglutarate dehydrogenase complex dihydrolipoyllysine-residue succinyltransferase, with translation MSVTVEVPSLGESVTEGYVAEWKKKEGDYIAEDEVLVELETDKITITVPSPVSGTITALKADIDDAVAVGEVIAEIEPGEAPEGAGEAEETVEAEAETAEKAAEPVETHEGLSPAVARLVEEHNLDPSDIEGSGPDGRILKGDVLAHVEGGKAKKKPADAGVEVRRAPQVETQQTEERVKMSRLRQTIAKRLVSAQQDAAMLTTFQEADMSGVMELRKKYKQKFLDKYDVKLGFMSFFVKAAIEALKAYPAVNAEIDGNEIVYKNYYNIGVAVGGGEKGLVVPVIKNADQLSFAEVELTINELVGKVKSNSLTMEDLQGGTFSITNGGIYGSMLSTPILNPPQSGILGMHNIVERPVAVDGEVVIRPVMYLALSYDHRIIDGREAVSFLVRLKECIENPERILLEI, from the coding sequence ATGAGCGTTACCGTCGAGGTCCCGTCGCTGGGAGAATCGGTCACCGAAGGCTACGTCGCCGAGTGGAAGAAAAAAGAGGGCGACTACATCGCCGAGGACGAGGTCCTCGTCGAGTTGGAGACCGACAAAATCACTATCACGGTGCCGTCGCCGGTGTCGGGGACCATCACCGCGCTCAAGGCCGACATCGATGATGCCGTCGCCGTCGGCGAAGTGATCGCCGAGATCGAGCCCGGCGAGGCTCCCGAAGGCGCCGGTGAAGCCGAAGAGACCGTCGAAGCCGAAGCCGAGACGGCCGAAAAGGCTGCCGAGCCGGTCGAGACTCACGAGGGCCTGAGCCCGGCGGTCGCCCGCCTGGTCGAAGAGCACAACCTCGACCCGTCCGACATCGAGGGCAGCGGCCCCGACGGGCGCATCCTCAAAGGCGACGTCCTCGCCCACGTCGAGGGCGGCAAGGCCAAGAAGAAGCCCGCCGACGCCGGCGTCGAAGTGCGCCGCGCCCCGCAGGTCGAGACGCAGCAGACCGAAGAGCGCGTCAAGATGAGCCGGCTTCGCCAGACCATCGCCAAGCGACTGGTCTCCGCGCAGCAAGACGCGGCCATGCTGACGACCTTCCAAGAGGCCGACATGAGCGGCGTCATGGAGCTTCGCAAGAAGTACAAGCAGAAGTTCCTCGACAAGTACGACGTCAAGCTCGGCTTCATGAGCTTCTTCGTCAAAGCGGCCATCGAGGCGCTCAAGGCCTACCCGGCGGTCAACGCCGAGATCGACGGCAACGAGATCGTCTACAAGAACTACTACAATATCGGCGTGGCCGTCGGCGGCGGCGAGAAAGGCCTGGTCGTCCCGGTCATCAAGAATGCCGACCAGCTCAGCTTCGCCGAGGTCGAGCTGACCATCAACGAGCTCGTCGGCAAGGTGAAGAGCAACTCCCTGACGATGGAAGATCTGCAGGGTGGCACCTTCTCGATCACCAACGGCGGCATCTACGGCTCGATGCTCTCCACGCCCATCCTCAACCCGCCGCAGAGCGGCATCTTGGGCATGCACAACATCGTCGAGCGCCCCGTCGCCGTCGACGGCGAAGTGGTCATCCGCCCGGTGATGTACCTGGCGCTGAGCTACGACCACCGCATCATCGACGGACGTGAAGCCGTGTCGTTCCTGGTGCGTCTCAAAGAGTGCATCGAGAATCCGGAGCGGATTCTTCTCGAAATCTAA
- a CDS encoding 2-oxoglutarate dehydrogenase E1 component, with protein MTDQPSEKTEFTGDNLTYIEQLYAQYLDDPSSVDPSWKPVFDEYLADRGAAKQKPSFRPRTIFRSGTTTTNGNSNGEAVYVDKVHNTTVGAPGRTEGFAARIEALVRAYRLHGHLIAKIDPLDRSRPPAPPELDPATYGFSDSDLDTPVRCEPLFGSNETSSLREVLERLKQLYCDGIAVEYQDMPVSRSRSWLREQIEKNSYASIDGADEKKRILQRLIEADSFESFLHKKYVGAKRFSITGGDTLIPMLDAMLNELGRLGAEEIIFGMAHRGRLNVLHNIMGKPADAMLSEFERSPEPEEYIGSSDVKYHMGYSSDFETTSGRNLHLSLCFNPSHLEFVNPVVQGRARAKQHRRGDALAREEIVPVLMHGDAAFSGQGIVTESLNLSRLDAYNVGGTIHIVINNQIGFTTEPKDGRSTTYATDVAKMLSVPIFHVNGDDPEACVRVMKLAAKYRQMFQEDVIIDLVCYREYGHNEGDEPRYTQPVMYQRIEGLAPVRKKYTQELLEEGVIDQEEADRRWDERMEMYSRTFEKVHTSPKKKTVDTMNGLWEPYEGGDVDATAEVETAVARERLEELGTLLSEVPDDFTPHRTLKRLLKTRKEMATGNKPLDWGMGEALAYATLLTDNHSIRMSGQDAIRGTFSHRHAAVFDAETGLDYWPARHLQDEQGELEVYNSLLSEAAVVGFEYGYSLDYPDGLTIWEAQFGDFSNGAQVIMDQFISSGEDKWKRLSGLVMLLPHGYEGQGPEHSSARLERYLQLCAEDNMFVCNPTNPAQYFHMMRRHMMRAVRKPLIVMTPKSLLRHRDATSTLEDLSEGSFQPILGETDERVDPKKAKRVILCSGKVYYDLASYRAENEHFDTAILRVEQLFPLREAKLEEALAKFSNREEVVWVQEEPKNMGAWTYIFPRLLDVLGPEHMPSYVGRRASASPATGSPEAHDIEQATLVREAFGD; from the coding sequence GTGACTGACCAACCTTCGGAAAAGACCGAATTTACAGGCGATAACCTCACCTATATCGAACAGTTGTACGCTCAGTACCTGGACGACCCCTCCTCGGTCGATCCGAGCTGGAAGCCGGTGTTCGATGAGTATCTGGCCGATCGCGGCGCCGCCAAGCAGAAGCCGTCGTTTCGGCCGCGCACGATCTTTCGGTCGGGCACGACCACGACCAACGGCAACTCGAACGGCGAGGCGGTCTACGTCGACAAGGTGCACAACACCACCGTCGGCGCGCCGGGGCGCACCGAGGGGTTTGCCGCGCGTATCGAAGCTCTCGTGCGCGCGTACCGTCTTCATGGCCACTTGATCGCCAAGATCGACCCCCTCGACCGAAGCCGCCCGCCGGCGCCGCCCGAACTCGATCCGGCCACCTACGGCTTCTCGGACAGCGATCTCGACACGCCCGTGCGCTGCGAGCCGCTGTTCGGCTCCAACGAGACCAGCTCGCTGCGCGAGGTGCTCGAGCGCCTCAAGCAGCTCTACTGCGACGGGATCGCCGTCGAGTACCAGGACATGCCCGTGTCTCGGTCGCGCTCCTGGCTGCGCGAGCAGATCGAAAAGAATAGCTACGCGTCCATCGACGGCGCCGACGAGAAGAAGCGCATCCTGCAGCGCCTCATCGAGGCCGACTCCTTCGAGTCGTTCCTGCACAAGAAGTACGTGGGTGCCAAGCGCTTCTCGATCACCGGCGGTGACACGCTCATCCCGATGCTCGACGCCATGCTCAACGAGTTGGGCCGTCTGGGCGCCGAGGAGATCATCTTCGGCATGGCGCACCGCGGCCGGCTTAACGTGCTGCACAACATCATGGGCAAGCCGGCCGATGCGATGCTCTCGGAGTTCGAGCGCAGCCCCGAGCCCGAGGAGTATATCGGCTCGAGCGACGTCAAATATCACATGGGCTACTCGAGCGACTTCGAGACGACCTCGGGGCGCAACCTGCACCTGTCGTTGTGCTTCAACCCGAGCCACCTCGAGTTCGTCAACCCGGTCGTCCAGGGCCGCGCCCGCGCCAAGCAGCACCGTCGCGGCGATGCGCTCGCCCGCGAGGAGATCGTGCCGGTGCTCATGCACGGCGACGCCGCCTTCAGCGGCCAGGGTATCGTGACCGAGTCGCTCAACCTGAGCCGGCTCGACGCCTACAACGTGGGCGGCACGATCCACATCGTCATCAACAACCAGATCGGCTTTACCACCGAGCCCAAAGACGGCCGCTCGACGACCTACGCCACCGACGTCGCCAAGATGCTGTCGGTGCCCATCTTCCACGTCAACGGCGACGACCCGGAAGCGTGCGTGCGCGTGATGAAGCTGGCGGCCAAGTACCGCCAGATGTTCCAAGAGGACGTCATCATCGACCTGGTCTGCTACCGCGAGTACGGCCACAACGAGGGCGACGAGCCGCGCTACACCCAGCCGGTCATGTACCAGCGCATCGAGGGCCTGGCCCCCGTGCGCAAGAAGTACACCCAGGAACTGCTCGAAGAGGGCGTCATCGACCAAGAGGAGGCCGACCGGCGCTGGGACGAGCGCATGGAGATGTACTCCAGGACCTTCGAGAAGGTGCACACCTCGCCTAAAAAGAAGACCGTCGACACCATGAACGGGCTCTGGGAGCCCTACGAGGGTGGCGACGTCGACGCCACGGCCGAAGTCGAGACCGCCGTCGCTCGCGAGCGCCTCGAAGAATTGGGCACGCTGCTCTCCGAGGTCCCCGACGACTTTACGCCCCACCGTACCCTCAAGCGTCTACTCAAGACGCGCAAGGAGATGGCCACCGGCAATAAGCCGCTCGACTGGGGCATGGGCGAAGCGCTGGCGTACGCCACGTTGCTGACCGACAACCACTCGATTCGCATGAGCGGCCAAGATGCCATCCGCGGCACGTTCAGCCACCGCCACGCGGCGGTCTTCGACGCCGAGACCGGCCTCGATTACTGGCCGGCGCGCCACCTTCAAGACGAGCAGGGCGAGCTCGAGGTCTACAACAGCCTGCTCTCGGAGGCGGCCGTGGTCGGCTTCGAGTACGGCTACAGCCTCGACTACCCCGACGGCCTGACGATCTGGGAAGCGCAGTTCGGCGACTTCTCCAACGGCGCTCAGGTGATCATGGACCAGTTCATCAGCTCGGGCGAAGACAAGTGGAAGCGCTTGAGCGGTCTGGTCATGCTGCTTCCGCACGGCTACGAGGGCCAGGGCCCCGAGCACTCGAGCGCGCGTCTGGAGCGCTACCTGCAGCTTTGCGCCGAAGACAACATGTTCGTGTGCAACCCGACCAACCCGGCGCAGTACTTCCACATGATGCGCCGGCACATGATGCGCGCGGTCCGAAAGCCGCTCATCGTCATGACCCCCAAGAGCCTGCTGCGCCACCGCGACGCGACCTCCACGCTCGAAGATCTGAGCGAGGGTAGCTTCCAGCCGATCTTGGGTGAGACCGACGAGCGCGTCGACCCGAAGAAGGCCAAGCGCGTCATCCTGTGCTCGGGCAAGGTCTACTACGACCTGGCCAGCTACCGTGCCGAGAACGAGCACTTCGACACCGCGATTCTGCGCGTCGAGCAGCTCTTCCCGCTGCGCGAGGCCAAGCTCGAAGAGGCGCTCGCCAAGTTCTCCAACCGCGAAGAGGTGGTCTGGGTCCAAGAAGAGCCCAAGAATATGGGCGCTTGGACGTACATCTTCCCGCGGCTGCTCGACGTGCTCGGCCCCGAGCATATGCCCAGCTACGTGGGCCGTCGCGCCAGCGCCAGCCCGGCGACCGGCTCGCCGGAGGCCCACGACATCGAGCAGGCGACCCTGGTGCGTGAGGCGTTCGGCGACTGA
- a CDS encoding ATP synthase F0 subunit B, translated as MFNTMATISASQVAPVMAAAAIDVDGTIIVQMILFFFVLFFLHFVLFRPYLQAVDAREDGVEGAREEAAEMETRAGRVIEEYEEKMRQARRDAQDVRESLRNQGIQKQNDMVQEVREEIQGKLKEERDRIAKKVDSARSDIEKRAQGLADAMTAKILPS; from the coding sequence ATGTTCAATACAATGGCCACCATTTCCGCCAGTCAAGTCGCCCCTGTGATGGCGGCTGCTGCTATCGATGTCGATGGAACGATCATCGTTCAGATGATCTTGTTCTTCTTCGTGCTTTTCTTCCTGCACTTCGTGCTCTTCCGCCCCTATCTACAGGCGGTCGACGCGCGCGAAGACGGGGTGGAAGGCGCCCGCGAAGAGGCCGCCGAGATGGAGACGCGCGCCGGGCGGGTGATCGAAGAGTACGAAGAGAAGATGCGCCAGGCGCGTCGTGACGCCCAGGACGTGCGCGAGTCGCTTCGCAACCAAGGGATCCAAAAGCAAAACGACATGGTCCAAGAGGTGCGCGAAGAGATTCAGGGCAAGCTCAAAGAGGAGCGCGATCGGATCGCCAAGAAGGTCGATTCGGCTCGATCCGACATCGAGAAGCGCGCCCAGGGCCTGGCCGACGCGATGACCGCCAAGATTCTTCCGAGCTAA